In one window of Tellurirhabdus rosea DNA:
- a CDS encoding NAD(P)-dependent alcohol dehydrogenase: MAIERAFLPLHNQPVLSPMKAFTKTQYGGPEVLHLEEVEKPTVKEDHILVKVMANSANPADWHILRGEPILARFEFGLFKPSIKILGADFAGIVEEVGSGETHFSAGDRVFGETLQGGAFAEYISIPATMCGKMPDGTGFAEMAAVPIAGVTALQALITYGKLREGESVLINGSSGGVGHLAVQIAKAYGATVTAVCSGKNSDFVTLLGADRVIAYDKESIHQHTGKYDLLVDTHGNLTYRDYRRMGQRGVVVGFTTLQHMISLNLEAKLRQYPLTQFTAECNTKDLETLARLMQAGKLRVHLEKTYPYTDIPEAIRYIEGMRTRGKVAMVWG; this comes from the coding sequence ATGGCTATCGAAAGGGCGTTTCTGCCCCTGCACAACCAACCCGTTCTGTCCCCGATGAAAGCGTTTACGAAAACACAATACGGAGGTCCGGAAGTACTCCACCTGGAGGAAGTCGAAAAGCCGACGGTTAAAGAGGACCACATTCTGGTAAAAGTGATGGCGAACTCGGCCAATCCCGCCGACTGGCATATTCTGCGCGGGGAGCCGATTCTGGCCCGCTTTGAATTCGGCCTGTTCAAACCTAGCATCAAGATTCTGGGCGCCGACTTTGCGGGCATTGTCGAGGAAGTCGGCAGCGGGGAGACGCATTTTTCCGCCGGCGACCGGGTCTTTGGCGAAACTTTGCAAGGCGGCGCTTTTGCCGAGTATATCTCCATCCCGGCGACGATGTGCGGCAAAATGCCGGACGGAACGGGCTTTGCCGAAATGGCTGCGGTACCCATTGCGGGCGTCACAGCTTTGCAGGCCCTCATCACGTATGGAAAGCTGCGGGAAGGCGAATCCGTGCTGATCAACGGCTCGTCCGGGGGCGTGGGACATTTGGCCGTGCAGATCGCCAAAGCGTACGGAGCGACCGTAACCGCGGTCTGTTCGGGTAAAAACAGCGATTTTGTGACTTTATTGGGAGCAGACCGGGTGATTGCCTATGACAAGGAAAGCATTCATCAGCATACCGGAAAGTACGACCTCCTTGTGGACACCCACGGCAACCTGACGTACAGGGACTACCGGCGCATGGGCCAGCGCGGGGTCGTGGTGGGGTTCACCACCCTGCAACACATGATTTCGCTGAATCTGGAAGCCAAACTCCGGCAGTATCCGCTTACGCAGTTTACGGCGGAATGCAACACAAAGGATTTAGAGACACTGGCCCGGTTGATGCAGGCGGGGAAGCTCCGGGTTCATCTGGAGAAGACCTATCCGTATACGGACATTCCAGAAGCGATTCGGTATATTGAAGGGATGCGGACAAGGGGGAAGGTGGCGATGGTTTGGGGGTAG
- a CDS encoding toll/interleukin-1 receptor domain-containing protein, producing MNQEKIKALHLLAEKLRLTRDFLNHDFLDYISKSPVMEPMKWNWAIDTYKFILAEKHSIPEEIYSLCNALFIDVFQTEGQKFVELCSQRIEIVQKGKPDNEIREVIINQYHNWRKEFTIKANETIASVEQSLTIPEGLEKSDYDIGLSFAGENRSFVENVALILRENGVKVFYDSFEADSLWGKNLYQHLNEIYKTKCKFTIIFISEAYSRKHWTNHELKSAQARVFKENREYILPVRFDDTQLPELDKTVGYLDARSHQPSDIAELALRKLKSINSR from the coding sequence ATGAATCAAGAAAAAATTAAGGCATTACACTTATTAGCAGAAAAATTACGATTGACACGTGATTTCCTTAACCATGATTTTTTGGATTACATTTCTAAGAGTCCTGTAATGGAACCGATGAAATGGAATTGGGCAATTGATACTTACAAATTTATTTTGGCGGAAAAGCATTCAATTCCAGAAGAAATATATTCATTATGCAATGCATTGTTTATAGATGTATTCCAAACAGAGGGTCAAAAATTTGTGGAACTATGCAGCCAAAGGATTGAAATTGTCCAAAAAGGTAAACCAGATAATGAGATTAGAGAGGTAATTATTAATCAATACCACAATTGGCGAAAAGAATTTACCATAAAAGCAAATGAAACGATTGCTTCAGTAGAACAATCACTGACAATCCCCGAAGGCTTGGAGAAATCAGACTACGATATAGGACTATCATTTGCAGGCGAAAACAGATCTTTTGTTGAAAATGTTGCACTGATTCTACGAGAAAACGGAGTTAAGGTATTTTACGACTCTTTTGAAGCTGACAGTCTTTGGGGAAAAAATCTTTACCAGCATCTAAACGAAATATATAAGACCAAATGCAAATTCACAATCATTTTCATTAGCGAAGCATATTCAAGAAAGCATTGGACTAACCACGAATTAAAGAGTGCGCAAGCGAGAGTATTTAAAGAGAATAGAGAGTACATACTGCCAGTGAGATTTGATGACACACAACTACCTGAACTTGATAAGACAGTAGGTTACTTGGATGCAAGGAGCCATCAACCCTCAGATATTGCTGAATTGGCTTTGAGAAAACTTAAAAGTATTAACAGCCGCTAA
- a CDS encoding zeta toxin family protein, translating to MPDLFIISGCNGAGKTTASYTVLPELLEVREFVNADEIARGLSPFQPEKVSIEAGKIMLRRMSDLIAQKEDFAFETTLSTRSFVGLIHKARLSGYTINLIYYWLDSVELAKERVRIRVAEGGHNIPEDTITRRYYAGIKNFIHLYKASADYWLLIDNSQTTPQIIAESNETGEAVVTSQEKWDKFNKLASYDAR from the coding sequence GTGCCCGACCTATTTATCATATCCGGCTGCAACGGAGCAGGCAAGACTACAGCTTCCTACACTGTTCTTCCAGAACTGCTTGAAGTCAGAGAATTTGTCAATGCAGATGAAATTGCCCGTGGCCTCTCCCCTTTCCAACCCGAAAAAGTTTCCATTGAAGCTGGCAAAATCATGCTGAGGCGAATGAGCGATTTGATTGCACAAAAGGAGGATTTCGCTTTTGAGACTACGCTTTCGACAAGGAGCTTTGTAGGCTTAATCCACAAAGCAAGGCTATCTGGCTATACTATCAACCTGATCTATTATTGGTTAGACTCGGTGGAACTTGCCAAAGAGCGGGTTCGCATCCGTGTAGCTGAAGGCGGGCACAACATTCCGGAAGACACTATAACCCGCCGCTACTATGCGGGAATCAAGAACTTTATACATTTGTACAAAGCAAGCGCAGACTATTGGCTCTTGATAGACAATTCCCAAACTACACCGCAAATCATCGCTGAGAGCAACGAAACCGGAGAGGCAGTGGTTACCTCTCAGGAGAAATGGGACAAATTCAATAAATTAGCAAGCTATGACGCACGTTGA
- the leuC gene encoding 3-isopropylmalate dehydratase large subunit, with protein MNTPQTLFDKVWDAHVVRKIEDGPDVLFIDRHFIHEVTSPVAFLGLESRGIGVMFPNKTFATADHNTPTINQHLPVQDPLSANQLDALARNSAKYGISHWGLGHAKNGIVHVVGPENGITQPGMTIVCGDSHTSTHGAFGAIAFGIGTSEVEMVLSSQCIMQPKPKKMRITIDGQLQKGVLPKDVALYIISQISASGATGYFVEYAGEVFRSMSMEGRMTVCNLSIEMGARGGMIAPDEKTFAYLNGREQAPKGDAWDKALAYWQTLYTEEGAAFDLEYVYDAANIEPQITYGTNPGLGTGITKAIPTADQVLDGAASYAKSLNYMGFHENEAIIGKPIDYVFLGSCTNGRIEDFRAFASIVKGRRKADNVTAWLVPGSHIVEAQIREEGILDILNAAGFELRQPGCSACLAMNDDKIPAGKYAVSTSNRNFEGRQGPGARTLLASPLVAAAAAVTGVVTDPRELMKN; from the coding sequence ATGAATACCCCCCAGACCCTTTTCGACAAAGTGTGGGACGCCCACGTGGTGCGGAAGATTGAGGACGGGCCGGATGTGCTCTTTATCGACCGTCATTTTATTCACGAAGTCACCAGCCCGGTGGCCTTCCTCGGCCTCGAAAGCCGCGGCATCGGCGTGATGTTCCCGAACAAGACCTTCGCTACCGCCGACCACAACACCCCGACCATCAACCAGCACCTGCCCGTTCAGGACCCGCTGTCGGCCAACCAGCTCGACGCGCTAGCCCGTAACTCGGCCAAGTACGGCATTTCGCACTGGGGCCTCGGCCACGCCAAAAACGGCATCGTGCACGTGGTAGGACCAGAAAACGGCATCACCCAGCCCGGCATGACCATCGTCTGCGGCGACTCGCATACGTCCACCCACGGCGCGTTTGGGGCCATCGCCTTCGGCATCGGCACCTCGGAGGTGGAAATGGTGCTCTCCTCGCAGTGCATCATGCAGCCGAAGCCGAAGAAAATGCGCATCACCATCGACGGCCAGCTCCAGAAAGGCGTGCTGCCGAAGGACGTGGCGCTCTACATTATTTCGCAAATCTCAGCCTCCGGTGCGACGGGCTACTTCGTCGAATACGCCGGGGAGGTGTTCCGCAGCATGAGCATGGAAGGCCGCATGACGGTCTGCAACCTGAGCATCGAAATGGGTGCCCGCGGCGGCATGATCGCCCCGGACGAAAAGACGTTTGCCTACCTCAACGGCCGCGAACAGGCTCCGAAAGGCGACGCCTGGGACAAAGCCCTCGCCTACTGGCAGACGCTCTACACGGAGGAAGGCGCTGCCTTCGACCTCGAATACGTCTACGACGCCGCCAACATCGAACCGCAGATCACCTACGGCACAAACCCCGGCCTCGGCACGGGCATTACGAAAGCCATCCCGACGGCCGACCAGGTCCTCGACGGCGCGGCTTCTTATGCCAAATCACTGAACTACATGGGTTTCCACGAAAACGAAGCCATCATCGGCAAGCCCATCGATTACGTCTTCCTCGGCAGCTGCACCAACGGCCGCATCGAAGACTTCCGCGCCTTCGCCTCCATCGTGAAAGGCCGCCGGAAAGCCGATAACGTGACGGCCTGGCTCGTGCCGGGTTCGCATATCGTGGAAGCACAAATCCGGGAAGAAGGCATTCTCGACATCCTGAACGCGGCCGGTTTCGAACTGCGTCAGCCGGGCTGCTCGGCCTGTCTGGCCATGAACGACGACAAGATTCCGGCGGGTAAATACGCCGTTTCGACCTCGAACCGCAACTTCGAAGGCCGTCAGGGACCCGGTGCCCGCACGCTCCTCGCCAGTCCGCTGGTCGCCGCCGCCGCCGCCGTAACGGGTGTGGTAACGGACCCGCGCGAGTTAATGAAAAATTAA
- the leuD gene encoding 3-isopropylmalate dehydratase small subunit — protein sequence MAYDKFTILRSSAVPMPIENVDTDQIIPARFLKATERKGFGDNLFRDWRYNADGTPKEDFILNNPIYGGQILVGGKNFGSGSSREHAAWAIYDYGFRCVISSFFADIFKNNSLNVGILPVQVSPEFLHQIFLAIEADPKAEIEVNLPDQTVTILATGEQESFTINGYKKHNMMNGFDDIDYLQSMKAEIQQFATASPY from the coding sequence ATGGCATACGATAAATTCACCATACTCCGCAGTTCTGCCGTTCCGATGCCGATTGAGAACGTGGATACTGACCAGATTATCCCCGCGCGCTTCCTGAAAGCGACCGAGCGCAAGGGCTTTGGCGACAACCTGTTCCGCGACTGGCGCTACAACGCCGACGGCACGCCGAAGGAAGATTTCATCCTGAACAACCCGATCTACGGCGGACAAATCCTCGTCGGGGGCAAGAACTTCGGTTCGGGTTCGAGCCGCGAGCACGCCGCCTGGGCGATTTACGACTACGGCTTCCGCTGCGTGATTTCGAGCTTTTTTGCCGATATTTTCAAGAACAACTCCCTGAACGTCGGCATCCTGCCCGTGCAGGTGAGCCCGGAGTTTCTGCACCAGATTTTCCTGGCCATCGAAGCCGACCCGAAAGCGGAGATTGAAGTGAACCTGCCCGATCAGACCGTCACGATTCTGGCAACGGGCGAACAGGAGTCGTTTACGATCAACGGCTACAAGAAACACAACATGATGAACGGCTTCGACGACATCGATTACCTGCAGTCCATGAAAGCCGAAATCCAGCAATTCGCCACGGCGAGCCCATATTAA
- a CDS encoding alpha-isopropylmalate synthase regulatory domain-containing protein, with the protein MTKRYLEIMDTTLRDGEQTSGVSFSASEKLTIAQLLLQEVRVDRIEVASARVSDGEFQAVRKITDWAREAGLLDRIEVLTFVDGDTSINWMLAAGARVMNLLTKGSLNHLTHQLRKTPDEHFSDIAQVIELARINDISCNVYLEDWSNGMRSSPEYVFQLLDFLTTQPVRRILLPDTLGVLTPGETYAFIRTLRERYPDAHFDFHAHNDYDLSIANVLEAVRAGANGLHLTVNGMGERAGNAPLASAVAVLNDFVKDVEIAVNENSLYTVSKLVETFSGFRIPANKPVVGENVFTQTAGIHADGDNKNNLYFNDLMPERFGRRRKYALGKTSGKANIEKNLQELGLKLSSEDLKKVTQRIIELGDRKEMVTREDLPYIISDVLDSNAIEEKVTVLNYVLTHSKGLRPSATVLVRMGEETFEEHAQGDGQYDAFMNALKKIYARKCLHLPMLTDYAVRIPPGGKTDALCETIITWSINNKDVKTRGLDSDQTVSAIQATQKMLNLLGMSQPVPKPVAQEVLS; encoded by the coding sequence ATGACCAAACGATACCTCGAAATCATGGATACGACACTCCGGGACGGCGAACAAACGTCCGGGGTGTCGTTTTCTGCTTCTGAAAAGCTGACCATTGCCCAATTGCTCCTGCAGGAAGTGCGCGTCGATCGCATTGAAGTCGCCTCCGCCCGGGTGTCGGACGGGGAGTTTCAGGCCGTGCGCAAAATCACCGACTGGGCGCGGGAGGCCGGTCTGCTGGACCGGATCGAGGTACTGACGTTCGTTGACGGCGATACGTCCATCAACTGGATGCTGGCGGCCGGTGCGCGGGTGATGAACCTGCTGACCAAAGGTTCGCTCAACCACCTCACCCACCAGCTCCGGAAAACACCGGACGAGCACTTTTCGGACATTGCCCAAGTCATCGAGTTGGCACGCATTAACGACATCTCCTGCAATGTTTACCTCGAAGACTGGAGCAACGGCATGCGCAGCTCCCCCGAGTACGTGTTCCAGCTGCTCGATTTTCTGACCACCCAGCCCGTCCGCCGCATCCTGCTGCCCGACACCCTCGGCGTGCTGACGCCGGGCGAAACGTATGCCTTTATCCGGACGCTGCGCGAACGCTATCCCGACGCCCATTTCGATTTTCACGCTCATAACGACTACGACCTGAGCATCGCCAACGTCCTCGAAGCCGTTCGGGCGGGGGCCAACGGGCTGCACCTGACGGTCAACGGTATGGGCGAACGGGCCGGAAACGCGCCGCTGGCCTCAGCGGTGGCCGTGCTGAACGACTTTGTGAAAGACGTTGAAATTGCGGTCAACGAAAACTCGCTCTACACCGTCAGTAAGCTCGTTGAAACGTTCTCGGGCTTCCGGATTCCGGCCAACAAGCCGGTGGTCGGCGAAAACGTGTTTACGCAGACGGCCGGGATTCACGCCGACGGCGACAACAAGAACAACCTGTATTTCAACGACCTCATGCCTGAACGCTTTGGGCGGCGGCGGAAATACGCGCTCGGCAAAACCTCCGGCAAGGCCAACATCGAAAAGAATCTGCAGGAACTGGGCCTGAAACTGTCGTCCGAGGATCTGAAGAAAGTCACCCAGCGCATCATCGAACTTGGCGACCGCAAGGAAATGGTGACGCGGGAAGACCTGCCGTACATCATTTCGGACGTGCTGGACAGCAACGCCATCGAGGAAAAAGTAACGGTTCTGAATTACGTCCTGACGCATTCCAAAGGGCTGCGGCCCTCCGCTACGGTGCTGGTCCGGATGGGCGAGGAGACTTTTGAGGAACACGCGCAGGGCGACGGACAGTACGACGCTTTCATGAACGCACTCAAAAAAATCTACGCCCGGAAGTGCCTTCACCTGCCGATGCTGACCGATTACGCCGTCCGGATTCCGCCCGGTGGAAAAACCGACGCCCTTTGCGAGACCATCATCACGTGGAGCATCAATAACAAGGATGTCAAAACCCGCGGCCTGGACTCCGACCAGACGGTTTCGGCCATTCAGGCGACGCAAAAAATGCTGAACCTGCTGGGCATGTCGCAGCCCGTCCCGAAGCCGGTCGCGCAGGAAGTGCTTTCGTAA
- a CDS encoding MFS transporter, translating into MANDSSELSIPLPSKSLRLSRLSISVFFFISGFGFSNWASRIPNIQHQLGLSEAQLGTILFVMPMGMLLMMPLTGYLVNRFSSRVMILVGALVLNALLAVLGFAATGWQLAFVLFFFGSARNMLSISVNAQSVELQNLYDRSIISSFHGIWSIAGFAGAGLGMLMISMGVTPAWHFLIVALALVVAALGMHPYTVHDKPQPPVSHRPAERGSVFVIPDKSLLKFGFMSFSAMAAEGTLYDWSGVYFRKVVQASESLSAAGFTFFMIAMTLGRFSGDWVVNRLGRRNVLKYSGFLMFAGMFLAAAFPHPITACLGFVMVGFGTSNVVPLVIQIATQNSEGPVGSIITGVTTIAYFGFLLVPPIVGYLAEALNLQWSFGMMSLFGLLVVWLVSRVR; encoded by the coding sequence GTGGCAAACGATTCGAGCGAGTTAAGCATACCCCTTCCCAGTAAGTCTCTCCGGCTCTCCCGCCTTTCCATTTCGGTCTTTTTCTTTATTTCGGGTTTCGGCTTTTCCAACTGGGCGTCGCGCATTCCCAACATTCAGCACCAGCTGGGCTTAAGCGAGGCTCAACTGGGCACCATTCTGTTTGTGATGCCGATGGGTATGCTGTTGATGATGCCGCTGACGGGGTATCTGGTCAACCGCTTCAGCAGCCGGGTCATGATTCTGGTCGGGGCGCTCGTCCTGAACGCCCTGCTGGCCGTGCTGGGTTTCGCCGCGACGGGCTGGCAACTGGCCTTCGTGCTGTTCTTTTTCGGCTCGGCGCGGAATATGCTCAGTATTTCGGTCAACGCGCAGTCGGTGGAGTTGCAGAACCTCTACGACCGTTCGATCATTTCGTCATTTCACGGCATCTGGAGCATTGCCGGATTTGCGGGGGCCGGGCTGGGCATGCTGATGATTTCGATGGGCGTTACTCCGGCCTGGCATTTTCTGATTGTGGCGCTGGCGCTGGTCGTGGCGGCTTTGGGAATGCATCCGTACACGGTTCACGACAAACCGCAGCCGCCGGTAAGCCACCGTCCGGCCGAACGCGGCTCGGTCTTTGTCATTCCCGATAAATCGTTGTTGAAATTCGGCTTTATGTCGTTTTCGGCCATGGCTGCCGAAGGCACGCTCTACGACTGGAGCGGGGTTTACTTCCGGAAAGTGGTGCAGGCCAGCGAAAGCCTTTCGGCGGCCGGATTTACGTTTTTTATGATTGCCATGACGCTCGGCCGCTTCTCCGGCGACTGGGTGGTCAACCGGCTTGGGCGCCGAAACGTACTGAAATACAGCGGATTTTTGATGTTCGCCGGAATGTTCCTGGCGGCGGCCTTTCCGCACCCGATTACGGCTTGTCTCGGCTTTGTGATGGTCGGTTTCGGGACGTCCAACGTGGTGCCGCTGGTGATTCAGATTGCCACGCAGAACAGCGAAGGGCCGGTGGGGTCGATCATTACCGGCGTCACCACCATTGCCTATTTCGGCTTTCTGCTGGTGCCGCCCATCGTGGGTTATCTGGCCGAGGCGCTGAACTTACAGTGGTCGTTTGGCATGATGAGCCTGTTCGGCCTATTAGTGGTCTGGCTCGTGAGCCGGGTCCGATAA
- a CDS encoding M14 family metallopeptidase, whose amino-acid sequence MNRTLPRLLTALLVLLVTVAHAQSIPSPKEHFGFNIGDDYQLATFTQTEAYFKKLATSDRTKWVDIGPTEEGRRQFMMIVSSPENLKKLDRYKEISQKMARAEGLNDEQARALANEGKAIVWIDGGLHATETVGTHQLIETAWQLVSRKDPETLRILDNCVILLVHANPDGQELVTNWYMRELKPEKRSLDNVPRLYQKYIGHDNNRDFFMMNMKETQNMGRQLFVEWIPQIMYNHHQRGPAGSVLAGPPYRDPFNYVFDPLMITGIDALGAAMYNRLNAENKPGFTRLNGASFSTWYNGGLRTTTHFHNMIGLLTEIVGGPTPENIPLVPNRLIPNGNTPNPVTPQKWHFKQSIDYSLSLNYAVLDYAARHRDELLFNIYRMGKNSIERGAADFWTLSPKRVEVINQAYQADQRKANPTASTASAADPMGWSNRGGIPTKYYDSLFRQSASRDPRGYIIPATQADFGTAVKFVNALIRTGIQVHQATAAFTVNGKSYPAGSYIVKTAQAFRPHVLDMFEPQDHPNDFQYPGGPPIRPYDAAGWTLAYQMGVQFDRVLDSFDGPFKAIPYGELQTPKGQVIGTSGFVLSAKANNSFIAVNELLKAGIEVFRVPGGIPGKPELGTGAFYVAGNGKAKAILDKTAAELGVSATSIGKRPAGAVKLSPMRIALWDTYGGSMPSGWVRWMLEQYKFPMQVVYAPEIDGGDLRKKYDVIVFVTRAIPGVGSNTQTNEYGYASREPKAEELPAEYRPWLGKISADKSVPQLKKFMEAGGTVVTIGSSTNLAYHLGLPVRNALAEMTNAGVERPLGPDKYFIPGSILRVSVDSTQQATWGMSSESDVYFEASPVFKLSPEAVAKGKVRPLAWFPNAKPLRSGWAWGQAYLQDGVAAFTAPVGAGKLFAFGPEITFRAQSHGTFKLLFNQLYGVAGQ is encoded by the coding sequence ATGAACCGTACTCTACCCCGACTGCTTACCGCTCTGCTGGTTTTGCTGGTTACGGTAGCCCATGCGCAGTCGATTCCTTCTCCCAAGGAGCACTTCGGCTTCAACATCGGCGACGACTACCAGCTGGCCACGTTTACCCAGACCGAAGCGTACTTCAAAAAACTCGCCACGTCCGACCGTACCAAATGGGTGGATATTGGCCCGACCGAAGAAGGTCGTCGCCAGTTTATGATGATCGTTTCCTCACCTGAGAACCTCAAAAAGCTCGACCGCTATAAAGAAATTTCGCAGAAAATGGCCCGCGCCGAGGGGCTAAACGACGAACAGGCCCGCGCTCTGGCCAACGAGGGCAAAGCCATCGTCTGGATCGACGGCGGTCTGCACGCCACCGAAACCGTCGGAACGCACCAGCTCATCGAAACCGCCTGGCAGCTGGTGAGCCGCAAAGACCCCGAAACCCTCCGTATTCTGGACAACTGTGTGATTCTGCTCGTGCACGCCAACCCGGACGGACAGGAACTGGTCACCAACTGGTACATGCGTGAACTGAAGCCCGAAAAGCGCTCCCTCGATAACGTACCTCGCCTGTATCAGAAATACATCGGCCACGACAACAACCGCGACTTCTTCATGATGAACATGAAGGAGACGCAGAACATGGGTCGGCAACTGTTCGTCGAATGGATTCCGCAGATCATGTATAACCACCACCAGCGCGGCCCGGCGGGTTCGGTGCTGGCCGGTCCGCCGTACCGCGACCCGTTCAACTACGTCTTCGACCCGCTGATGATCACCGGCATTGATGCGCTCGGCGCGGCCATGTATAACCGCCTGAACGCCGAAAACAAGCCCGGTTTTACCCGCCTGAACGGCGCCAGCTTCTCGACCTGGTACAACGGCGGACTGCGCACGACGACGCACTTCCACAACATGATCGGCCTGCTGACCGAAATTGTCGGAGGCCCGACGCCCGAAAATATTCCGCTGGTGCCGAACCGCCTCATTCCCAACGGAAACACCCCCAACCCGGTGACGCCGCAGAAATGGCATTTCAAGCAGTCGATTGATTACTCGCTTTCGCTCAATTACGCCGTGCTGGATTACGCGGCCCGTCACCGCGACGAACTGCTGTTCAACATTTACCGGATGGGCAAAAACTCCATCGAACGCGGCGCCGCGGATTTCTGGACGCTTTCGCCCAAGCGCGTGGAGGTGATCAATCAGGCGTATCAGGCCGACCAGCGGAAAGCCAACCCGACGGCCTCTACGGCCAGCGCAGCCGACCCGATGGGCTGGTCGAACCGGGGCGGCATCCCGACCAAATACTACGACAGCCTTTTCCGGCAGTCGGCTTCCCGTGACCCGCGCGGCTACATCATCCCGGCTACACAGGCGGATTTCGGAACGGCCGTGAAATTTGTCAACGCGCTGATCCGGACGGGCATTCAGGTGCACCAGGCCACGGCGGCGTTTACGGTAAACGGCAAAAGCTACCCGGCGGGCTCGTACATCGTGAAAACGGCCCAGGCCTTCCGCCCGCATGTGCTGGACATGTTTGAACCGCAGGACCATCCGAACGACTTCCAGTACCCCGGCGGCCCGCCGATTCGTCCGTACGACGCGGCAGGCTGGACGCTGGCTTACCAGATGGGCGTGCAGTTTGACCGGGTTCTCGACAGCTTCGACGGCCCGTTCAAAGCCATTCCGTACGGCGAACTGCAAACGCCGAAAGGGCAGGTGATCGGTACGTCCGGTTTTGTGCTGAGCGCCAAAGCCAACAATTCCTTTATTGCCGTGAACGAACTGCTGAAAGCCGGGATTGAGGTGTTCCGCGTACCGGGCGGCATTCCCGGCAAACCGGAACTGGGCACGGGCGCTTTCTACGTAGCCGGAAACGGAAAAGCGAAGGCCATTCTGGACAAAACAGCCGCAGAACTGGGCGTTTCGGCAACCAGCATCGGCAAACGTCCGGCCGGAGCGGTGAAGCTTTCGCCGATGCGGATCGCCCTTTGGGATACTTACGGCGGCTCCATGCCGTCGGGCTGGGTGCGCTGGATGCTGGAACAGTACAAATTCCCGATGCAGGTGGTGTACGCGCCGGAAATCGACGGCGGTGACCTGCGGAAGAAATACGATGTGATTGTGTTTGTAACCCGGGCCATTCCAGGCGTGGGAAGCAATACCCAGACCAACGAATACGGCTACGCCAGCCGCGAACCGAAAGCCGAAGAACTGCCGGCCGAATACCGTCCGTGGCTCGGAAAAATCTCGGCGGATAAGTCCGTTCCGCAACTGAAGAAATTCATGGAAGCGGGCGGCACCGTGGTGACCATCGGCAGCAGCACCAACCTGGCTTACCACCTTGGGTTGCCCGTCCGCAATGCCCTGGCCGAAATGACCAATGCCGGGGTAGAACGTCCCCTCGGTCCGGACAAATATTTCATTCCGGGAAGCATCCTGCGCGTTTCGGTTGACTCGACGCAGCAGGCGACCTGGGGCATGTCTTCGGAAAGCGACGTGTATTTTGAAGCCAGCCCGGTCTTCAAGCTGTCTCCGGAAGCGGTGGCGAAAGGCAAAGTTCGGCCGCTGGCGTGGTTCCCGAACGCCAAACCGCTGCGCAGCGGCTGGGCCTGGGGACAGGCGTACCTGCAGGACGGAGTAGCCGCTTTTACGGCTCCGGTCGGCGCGGGTAAACTCTTCGCTTTTGGTCCGGAGATTACCTTCCGGGCGCAATCTCACGGCACGTTTAAGCTCCTGTTCAACCAGTTGTACGGCGTGGCGGGGCAATAA
- a CDS encoding DUF4142 domain-containing protein, translated as MKKGMAMGLIALSLTTVTYAQQTRDTRTNPGTNTSTSGSTGGSMNSTMGMSMNMEELDRMNKEGAAKVAAVTPTSAPLSRADQNLMKEVAMGGMMQLEISRIALEKASTDEVRKIAQAEVEEQTGLSNKLKEIAQAKGMTLPTEMDSKTQAMVSRMRNATGTSFDQMYLRESGVNGHKMLDQVMSRVEKNASDASMKELAAAAHPLVITHMQVSQSMLDNMKGSGTSKSR; from the coding sequence ATGAAAAAAGGAATGGCAATGGGCCTGATCGCGCTGTCGCTGACAACGGTCACGTATGCCCAGCAAACACGGGATACCCGGACCAACCCGGGCACAAACACCTCGACCAGCGGATCGACGGGTGGTTCGATGAACAGCACCATGGGCATGTCCATGAACATGGAGGAACTCGACCGGATGAACAAGGAAGGCGCGGCCAAGGTAGCGGCGGTGACGCCCACGAGCGCCCCGCTGTCGAGAGCCGATCAGAACCTGATGAAGGAAGTGGCGATGGGCGGCATGATGCAGCTCGAAATCAGCCGGATTGCGCTGGAGAAAGCCAGCACGGACGAGGTTCGCAAAATCGCCCAGGCGGAAGTAGAGGAGCAGACCGGTCTTTCCAACAAACTGAAAGAAATCGCCCAGGCCAAAGGCATGACGCTGCCGACCGAAATGGATTCCAAAACCCAGGCGATGGTTTCCCGGATGCGCAACGCCACGGGCACCAGTTTTGACCAGATGTACCTGCGCGAAAGCGGCGTAAACGGGCATAAAATGCTCGACCAGGTGATGAGCCGGGTCGAAAAGAACGCTTCGGATGCCAGCATGAAAGAACTGGCGGCGGCGGCTCATCCGCTGGTCATTACGCACATGCAGGTTTCCCAGAGCATGCTCGATAATATGAAGGGCAGCGGCACATCGAAAAGTCGATAA